In one window of Kitasatospora sp. MMS16-BH015 DNA:
- a CDS encoding PKD domain-containing protein: MRRHRTAAVAALVLSATAGLPLTGAAHAASLDRYVDKGAKSCTDTSPDAGSETTPYCTISAAASTAKPGQTVHISAGEYGEEVHITRSGAPGAPITFIGSTRLATPYRPTTDGVSLEGVHDVVVRGLDAQSAGTDFLVSDSSHVVLDHDQALPHRSPTTGIRVTGHSSDVTVSRNTVTWTGDGIVVDPGVTHAVITTNLAYLSAGNGIRVTDAPGTIVTGNSLSTECATGIVLAGASSGASIENNVIIGPYGPLTCPPGNTMIGEISVSAASASGTTADYNVVPSSPQPSYEWAGESHADPAAFHAATGQGAHDLIDHSDRTGSEMVDSADQNAPGELDTDIDGNPRVDDPLVPDTGTGKGYYDRGAKERTDSVWGSASPQQMFDGDNPYEVTMTVTGGSAWSTMARTTLDFGDGSAPVTYPGLPRAKHTYAKPGLYYGSVTVTDALGASATDTVAISVKDAPVVPQLQVWRTDPQGRAVDGLPLRVRTAYTAQHSRPIVGASYDYGDGTPATTELEHTYAKPGAYRITLTATDDHGSSGSSSQQITVGAEYVATKPTRLLDTRTSRAVGPGQSVKIDVSHAPGVQGFPTAVQLNLTATQPTAAGYVSAYPSGGTRPTVSSLNFTAGQTVANAAVVPVGPDGTITLYNHSGTTQLIADLNGYYTTERQAAELFRVEPTRVLDTRTGLGDSRTTVFGPPLTRLGADETLAVKVAKAGVPANATSVTLNLTATGGTESSYISARPGTSNLNFAAGQTVANQVTLPLEADGSVHLFNHNGQVHLIADVQGYSEYQSGGAPYVPVAPTRLLDTRATHNTLGQGGALSIRVAGSAGVPTGAKSVLVNLTATNPTTAGYLTAYAAGAARPTTSNLNFTAGQTVPNLAMVPLSADGSIEVYNFRGRTDVVIDIQGYVS, translated from the coding sequence TTGCGTCGCCACCGCACCGCCGCCGTCGCGGCCCTCGTCCTCTCTGCCACGGCCGGTCTCCCGCTGACCGGCGCCGCCCACGCCGCCAGCCTCGACCGGTACGTCGACAAGGGCGCCAAGTCCTGCACCGACACCTCCCCTGACGCGGGCAGCGAGACCACGCCCTACTGCACCATCTCGGCCGCCGCCTCGACCGCGAAGCCCGGGCAGACAGTGCACATCAGCGCGGGCGAGTACGGGGAGGAGGTGCACATCACCCGCTCCGGGGCGCCCGGGGCGCCCATCACTTTCATCGGCTCGACCAGGCTGGCCACCCCCTACCGGCCCACGACCGACGGGGTGTCCCTGGAGGGTGTGCACGACGTGGTGGTGCGCGGGTTGGACGCGCAGAGCGCGGGGACCGACTTCCTGGTCTCCGACTCCAGCCACGTCGTCCTGGACCACGATCAGGCCCTGCCCCACCGCTCGCCGACCACCGGCATCCGCGTCACCGGGCACAGCAGCGACGTGACGGTGAGCCGGAACACCGTGACGTGGACGGGCGACGGCATCGTCGTCGACCCGGGGGTCACCCACGCCGTGATCACGACCAACCTCGCCTACCTGTCGGCCGGCAACGGCATCCGGGTGACCGACGCCCCGGGCACGATCGTCACCGGCAACTCCCTGAGCACCGAGTGCGCCACCGGCATCGTCCTCGCCGGAGCCTCCTCCGGCGCCTCCATCGAGAACAACGTCATCATCGGCCCGTACGGCCCGCTGACCTGCCCGCCCGGGAACACCATGATCGGCGAGATCTCTGTCTCGGCCGCCTCGGCCTCCGGCACCACGGCCGACTACAACGTGGTCCCCTCGTCGCCCCAGCCGTCCTACGAGTGGGCCGGGGAGAGCCATGCCGACCCCGCAGCCTTCCACGCCGCAACCGGCCAGGGCGCGCACGACCTGATCGACCACTCCGACAGGACCGGAAGCGAGATGGTCGACTCGGCTGACCAGAACGCCCCCGGCGAGTTGGACACCGACATCGACGGCAACCCCCGGGTCGACGACCCGCTGGTCCCCGACACCGGTACGGGCAAGGGCTACTACGACCGCGGCGCGAAGGAGCGGACCGACAGCGTGTGGGGGTCAGCCTCGCCGCAGCAGATGTTCGACGGGGACAACCCCTACGAGGTGACGATGACCGTCACGGGGGGCTCCGCCTGGTCGACCATGGCCCGGACCACCCTGGACTTCGGCGACGGCAGCGCCCCCGTCACCTACCCTGGCCTTCCTCGGGCAAAGCACACCTACGCCAAGCCCGGCCTCTACTACGGGTCCGTCACGGTGACCGACGCCCTCGGCGCGAGCGCCACCGACACCGTCGCCATCAGCGTCAAGGACGCCCCGGTCGTCCCCCAGCTCCAGGTCTGGCGGACCGACCCCCAAGGCCGAGCCGTCGACGGCCTGCCGCTGCGGGTGCGCACCGCATATACCGCCCAGCACAGTCGGCCGATCGTCGGCGCGTCCTACGACTACGGCGACGGCACCCCCGCGACCACCGAACTCGAACACACCTACGCCAAGCCGGGCGCGTACCGGATCACGCTGACCGCCACCGACGACCACGGCAGCTCCGGCTCCTCCTCCCAGCAGATCACCGTCGGCGCCGAGTACGTGGCGACCAAGCCGACCCGGCTGCTCGACACCCGGACCAGCCGCGCGGTCGGCCCCGGCCAGAGCGTGAAAATCGACGTCTCCCACGCCCCCGGCGTCCAGGGCTTCCCCACCGCCGTGCAGCTCAACCTGACGGCCACCCAGCCGACCGCCGCCGGCTACGTCTCCGCCTACCCGAGTGGTGGCACCCGGCCGACCGTCTCCAGCCTCAACTTCACCGCCGGGCAGACCGTGGCCAACGCCGCCGTCGTCCCCGTCGGCCCCGACGGCACCATCACCCTCTACAACCACAGCGGCACCACCCAGCTGATCGCCGACCTGAACGGCTACTACACGACCGAGCGGCAGGCGGCCGAGCTGTTCCGCGTCGAGCCGACCCGCGTCCTCGACACCCGCACCGGGCTCGGCGACAGCCGCACCACGGTGTTCGGCCCCCCGCTGACCAGGTTGGGCGCCGACGAGACGCTGGCCGTCAAGGTGGCCAAGGCGGGCGTGCCGGCAAACGCCACCTCGGTGACGCTCAACCTGACCGCCACCGGCGGGACGGAGAGCAGCTACATCAGCGCCCGGCCGGGCACCTCGAACCTGAACTTCGCGGCCGGGCAGACGGTGGCCAACCAGGTGACCCTGCCGCTCGAGGCCGACGGCTCCGTGCACCTGTTCAACCACAACGGCCAGGTGCACCTGATCGCCGACGTCCAGGGCTACAGCGAGTACCAGTCGGGCGGCGCCCCGTACGTGCCGGTCGCCCCGACCCGGCTGCTCGACACCCGGGCCACCCACAACACCCTCGGCCAGGGCGGCGCGCTGAGCATCAGGGTGGCCGGCTCCGCCGGGGTGCCGACGGGCGCGAAGTCCGTGCTGGTGAACCTGACCGCCACCAACCCGACCACCGCGGGCTACCTGACCGCCTACGCGGCGGGCGCCGCCCGCCCGACCACCTCGAACCTCAACTTCACCGCCGGACAGACCGTGCCCAACCTGGCCATGGTGCCGCTCTCGGCCGACGGCTCGATCGAGGTCTACAACTTCCGCGGCCGCACCGACGTGGTGATCGACATCCAGGGCTACGTCAGCTGA
- a CDS encoding PKD domain-containing protein → MRHLRTTALAALVLSATGGLPPAAPAQAAAADLYVDNGRSCSDTAPDAGTEQDPYCSAQAAADAAQPGQTVHLSATDFRTGLHLTRSGRAGAPITFLGTLIPSARHEGAQSRIGALTVDGAHDLVLRLIQVADGTADVTVTGSSRITLDRMTLNAYQAHTTPTVHLTGQSSDVTVSRSWISATGDAVLVDQGVQGAVVTTDNIDTWGAGAGVRVLDATGAAVTSNTVETACGPGIALGAAATGTTAENNVLIGRGDTSNPPQPCAPDRADLTVAAGAAGTKADYNAFHHTGDHAMYSWAGQPYADAAALHAATGQGGHDLAGLTDSTLTQPALIDSADQYAPGELDTDSWGHRRVDDPQVANTGTGGGYYDRGATEYGDPMSIHATPEQRFTGTDPYEVTFSGPFVSPWGPATASLDFGDGSDPVPFTGADLKHVYPKAGPYAVKLTVTDVAGTVTFPQTFQVQEPAPPKVTVDVTPWAPTGQTGPHQVWITEHLTNSWPVVNNTVDFGDGTKLPGDATREVTHAYAKPGDYPVTVTVTDGKGQVGTTTAHAIVGDGFVRLTPARVLDTRTGGGTPVGPGQSVKIDVAHAAGVKTTPSAVLLNLTATQPTAAGFVTAFPSGSPRPTVSSLNFTAGQTVANAAVVPVGPDGTITLYNHSGTTQLIADLNGYYTTAEPGARFAALDAQRVADTRGNWPTGKLGPGGTVTIPLRGGVGHDYVPEDATSVVLNLTATGATEPGYVSGQPGTSNLNFAAGQTVANQVTLPIAPDGTVTLFNHNGQVNLVADVQGSYGPTGSLYVPATPTRYLDTRTDRSTFHAGELRQYRIGGQAGVPAGAKAVLVNLTAVNPTAAGYLGAGDLIAGTSSALNFAKGQTVANLVWVRLLNDAFDLYNFTGDTDVVVDVQGYTM, encoded by the coding sequence TTGCGTCACCTACGCACCACCGCACTGGCCGCCCTCGTGCTCTCCGCCACCGGCGGGCTGCCGCCGGCGGCGCCGGCGCAGGCCGCCGCGGCCGACCTCTACGTGGACAACGGGCGGTCCTGCTCCGACACGGCGCCCGACGCGGGCACCGAGCAGGACCCGTACTGCTCCGCGCAGGCCGCCGCCGACGCCGCGCAGCCGGGCCAGACGGTGCACCTCTCCGCCACCGACTTCCGGACCGGCCTGCACCTGACCCGCTCCGGGAGGGCCGGCGCGCCGATCACCTTCCTCGGGACGCTCATTCCGTCCGCCCGCCACGAGGGCGCGCAGAGCAGGATCGGCGCGCTGACGGTGGACGGCGCCCACGACCTGGTGCTCCGCCTGATCCAGGTGGCCGACGGCACGGCGGACGTCACCGTGACCGGCTCCAGCCGGATCACACTGGACCGGATGACTCTCAACGCCTACCAGGCGCACACCACCCCGACCGTGCACCTCACGGGGCAGAGCAGCGACGTGACGGTGAGCCGCAGCTGGATCTCGGCCACCGGCGACGCCGTCCTGGTCGACCAGGGCGTGCAGGGGGCCGTGGTCACCACCGACAACATCGACACCTGGGGTGCCGGCGCCGGCGTCCGCGTCCTCGACGCGACCGGCGCCGCGGTGACCAGCAACACCGTCGAGACCGCGTGCGGCCCGGGGATCGCCCTCGGCGCGGCCGCCACCGGCACCACGGCCGAGAACAACGTGCTGATCGGGCGCGGCGACACATCCAACCCGCCGCAGCCCTGCGCACCCGACCGGGCCGACCTCACCGTCGCGGCCGGTGCCGCCGGCACCAAGGCGGACTACAACGCCTTCCACCACACCGGCGACCACGCCATGTACTCCTGGGCCGGTCAGCCCTACGCCGACGCGGCCGCCCTGCACGCCGCCACCGGCCAGGGCGGGCACGACCTGGCCGGCCTCACCGACAGCACGCTGACCCAGCCCGCACTGATCGACTCGGCCGACCAGTACGCCCCCGGCGAGCTGGACACCGACAGCTGGGGCCACCGCCGGGTGGACGACCCGCAGGTGGCGAACACCGGTACCGGGGGCGGCTACTACGACCGGGGCGCGACCGAGTACGGCGACCCGATGTCGATCCACGCCACCCCGGAGCAGCGGTTCACCGGGACGGACCCGTACGAGGTCACCTTCAGCGGGCCGTTCGTCTCGCCCTGGGGGCCCGCCACCGCCTCGCTGGACTTCGGGGACGGCAGCGACCCGGTCCCGTTCACCGGCGCGGACCTCAAGCACGTCTACCCCAAGGCCGGCCCGTACGCCGTGAAGCTGACCGTGACCGACGTCGCGGGCACCGTCACCTTCCCCCAGACCTTCCAGGTGCAGGAGCCGGCCCCGCCGAAGGTCACCGTGGACGTCACCCCGTGGGCCCCCACCGGGCAGACCGGGCCGCACCAGGTCTGGATCACCGAGCACCTGACGAACAGCTGGCCGGTGGTGAACAACACCGTCGACTTCGGCGACGGCACGAAGCTGCCCGGGGACGCCACCCGCGAGGTGACCCACGCCTACGCCAAGCCGGGCGACTACCCGGTGACCGTCACCGTGACCGACGGCAAGGGCCAGGTCGGGACGACCACCGCCCACGCGATCGTCGGCGACGGCTTCGTCCGGCTCACGCCCGCCCGGGTGCTCGACACCCGCACCGGCGGGGGCACCCCGGTCGGCCCGGGCCAGAGCGTGAAGATCGACGTGGCCCACGCCGCCGGGGTGAAGACCACACCCAGCGCCGTACTGCTCAACCTGACGGCCACCCAGCCGACGGCTGCCGGCTTCGTCACCGCCTTCCCGAGCGGCAGCCCCCGGCCGACCGTCTCCAGCCTCAACTTCACCGCCGGGCAGACCGTGGCCAACGCCGCCGTCGTCCCGGTCGGCCCCGACGGCACCATCACCCTCTACAACCACAGCGGCACCACCCAGCTGATCGCCGACCTGAACGGCTACTACACGACCGCCGAGCCCGGCGCCCGGTTCGCGGCGCTCGACGCCCAGCGGGTGGCGGACACCCGCGGGAACTGGCCCACCGGCAAGCTCGGCCCCGGCGGCACGGTGACCATCCCGCTGCGCGGCGGGGTGGGCCACGACTACGTGCCGGAGGACGCCACTTCGGTGGTGCTCAACCTGACGGCCACCGGGGCGACCGAGCCCGGGTACGTGAGCGGCCAGCCGGGCACGTCCAACCTCAACTTCGCGGCCGGGCAGACCGTCGCCAACCAGGTGACCCTGCCGATCGCGCCGGACGGCACCGTCACCCTGTTCAACCACAACGGCCAGGTGAACCTCGTCGCGGACGTCCAGGGCAGCTACGGCCCGACGGGGAGCCTGTACGTGCCGGCCACCCCGACCCGGTACCTGGACACCCGCACCGACCGCAGCACCTTCCACGCCGGGGAGTTGCGGCAGTACCGGATCGGCGGCCAGGCGGGCGTGCCGGCCGGGGCGAAGGCCGTGCTGGTCAACCTGACGGCCGTGAACCCGACCGCGGCCGGCTACCTCGGCGCGGGCGACCTCATCGCCGGGACCTCCTCGGCGCTGAACTTCGCCAAGGGGCAGACGGTGGCCAACCTGGTCTGGGTGCGGCTGCTGAACGACGCCTTCGACCTCTACAACTTCACCGGCGACACCGACGTGGTGGTGGACGTGCAGGGCTACACGATGTAG